The DNA sequence TTACGAGCATTGAGCAAACTCTCATCACGCAGTTGGTAAGAAACTGCAAGCATCTGGGACACTACTTCTTCGGAGATGGCTCGGTTTTCGGCTGCGAGGACTTCAAGCGTCTGGGCTGTTGTGTCGATGTACCTACTAGTAGGGGATGAGTCTGTTCCCCCCAGTTGATTTTGCCGAAAAAATCGTTATCAATTCGAGTTTGAATTCGCTCCTGTGCTTGCTCATAACCAGTAATACCCTTGTTTGAGCTACTATAGCGGTTCAAGGTTGAGACCAACACACTCTGGTAAAATTTGACCAGAGTATATTAATCAGATTTTTATGAAGGCTTACGACCAAGATCTGCGTCAAAAAATTGTTGATGCCTTTCGGAATCGAGAAGGCTCGCAAGCGAAAGCTGGCAAAGCGCTTTCATGTAAGTCTCAGTTTTATACAAACCTTACTAGGTCGCTATTTAGACGTAGGAAGTATAGAACCATTACCACATAAAAGTGGTAACCCACCCAAAATAAAAGAAGAACATTATCCAATTTTACAAAAATTGATAGAAGAGAATAACGATGCAACCTTAGAAGAATTATGCGTAAAAATGGAATTACAAACTCAGATAAAAATTAGTCGCTCAGGAATGAGTAAAACGTTACAAAAGCTCAAATTGACCCGAAAAAAAAACTTTACACGCAGCGGAGCAAGACACGGACAGAGTTAAAAAATTGAGGCAAGAGTTTTGGGAAAATATCCGTACATTTGACCTGAACAATTTAGTTTTTGTTGATGAGTCTGGAGTAAAGCTCGCCGGGGGAAGCTTCCCCCGGCAGACTTTACGTAAATATAGCTATGACCAGACTTTATGCTAGGGCACTGAGAGGAAAAAGAGCCCACGCTTGGAGTCCAGACAAACGTGGTAAAAATGTAACTATCATTGGGGCAATCGCTTTACGTGGGATTGTTGGTGCAATGAGTTTTAAGGGTGGAAATGATAAAAATGCATTTGAAACTTATATTAATCAAGTTTTAGTTCCTAATCTTTGGCAAGGAGCGTGTGTAGTGATGGATAATTTTAGCTCTCACAAAGTTGCAGGAATTCAAGAAGCAATTGAGGCTGTTGGCGCACACTTAGTTTATTTATCGCCATATTCACCTGACTTTTCTCCAATCGAAAATTGTTGGTCTAAAATTAAAGAATTTTTACGTTCACAAGCTGCCCGTACTTATCCAGATTTAGATCAAGCGATTACAGCAGCATTTGAAGAAGTTAGTTCAAATGATATTGTTGGTTGGTTTAAACATTGCGGTTATTGTATTGCATCCAACTGAGAACCGCTATATCTACATCAGTACCGCCGTGAAAAATGAGTTCTTCAAGAGCGAGAGTGGAAGATTCTAGCACTACCTTGTGACGCAAGTTTCCTAGCTGAATACCCTTGTCAACATCAAGGGTAAGCATTCCGACAAAACTATCAGGAGCAGCTTGTTCGGGGTCAATACCAAACCTTTGTTTGATATACTCACGCTTATCAAAACGATGTTCTCCACTTTCAGGATTCTTTTGATCGCGCATCTCCAATAAATGACGAGCAGCCTCTTCAAGGGACATATTTTCAGAAGTCGCAGCAGTCTTTAACTGAAGCAATTGTTGTTCCACTTGCTCGCCAACTGTGTCGCCTTGAATTTCTAGATTCAAAATTTGACAAACAGTCCGCACCACATCATGCGACACCTGCAACTGTTGTGCTAGTTGGTTTATATGCTTCATTACGTTCAATCCTCTTAATGACTGCTTGAACAATTAAGTTGTTTTTTTCTTCATTAGATATATGCTTTGTCAAAAAGTCATAAAGGCTTACGTCATTGACTTTTTGCAAATAAGCATCTAAGCCACCAGCAGGAATCACCTGTTGTAAGTATTCTTTACACGTCAACCGTCGAATCTTGATAGCAACGTAGAAAATATCAGCAATTTCAACTGCTGCTGCATCAAAATATCCGCCTCGCTTACGAGGCTTAACTATCCCTGCGTAAGGATACCACCGTTGTAAAGCAGCAATCGAAATCCCGTATCTTTCGGCAAGTGTTTTTTGGGTGTAGAGAACGTTTTCACATAGCATCAAACTCAATTCCAACTGAAAGGTAACATCAATTTCAAGACAATTAAACTAAGTTCTTGCTAAAGAAAGTGTGAATCCAATAATGATTCACAAGTCCTATCACTTTAGTACAAGTTTCATTCAACTAAAACACAATGCAAATTCAGCCAATCTCCTACTCAACTTCACATTTGTTAGGTTACATACTGCCTATGGAGAATGCAAGCACATTTGTATATGTAACTTGAAGAAAAGAGAAGTATGATTGATAAGGTAAGAAAGTACTCAAACAGAAACATAGAGCGAAAAGTCAATTTTTTTGTGAATAATGAATGATTTTATGGTAGTTTTTGTGTCAGAATACAATCCTTGACTTTTCTTGATTTTTTCAGTCAAAATAACTATAATTATGACCAAATCAAATGAAGCTTGAGAAAACAGTAGCAGACTTTTTTGCAGGGATTGGCCTCGTTACAATGGGGCTAATTAAGCAAGGATGGCAAGTAAAATATGCTCTTGACTACAGCGACGAGAAACGCCAAATGTACCAGAATGCTTTTGGAGTCGGACACTATCACTGTAAAGATATCAGAGAAATAAGTGGAACTGAAGTGCCTAAAGTAACCTTAGCTCATGCCTCTTTTCCATGTACTAACATCTCTGTTGCAGGTTCTAGAAGTGGGTTGCACTCTGGAGAATCATCTACATTCTGGGACTTTGTCCGATTCCTACATGAAATGGGGGAACTGAGGGAAATAGGTAAACCTCCTTTAATTCTTATTGAAAATGTGGAAGGTTTCCTAACTTCTGGGCGTGGAGAAGATTTAATCGTTGCGTTAAAAGCTTTAAATAATCTTGGTTATGCAGTTGATATTTTCATCATCGACGCTGCCCATTTTGTTCCGCAAAGCAGGGTACGTTTATTTATTATAGGTAATCTGTTTAGTTTCTCACAAACTTATGATGAGATTGAACGGATTATGAGTCAGCAAAAAGGTGCAAGACCTCAAAAAGTTAAAGATTTTATTGCTTCTAATCCAACAATCAAATGGAGCCTTCGCAATCTACCAGACTTACCCCAAAGAACAACCAACCTAGCTGATATTGTTGATGAAAGTGAGGAATGGTGGGTAAAAGAACGAACAGAGTATTTGTTCAATCAGATGTTTGAACGTCATAAATCCCAAATTCGTTTAATGATGCAAAATGAATATTGGTCATACGGAACCGTCTTTCGACGCATGAGAATGCGTTCTGGGATTAAACAATCAACCGCAGAACTAAGAACCGATGGAATTGCTGGATGTTTACGAACTCCGAAGGGAGGAAGTGCTCGTCAGATTATTGTAAGGGCAGGTTTTGGACGTTTTGATGCTAGGTTAATTAATGCTTGTGAAAGTGCCCGTCTCATGGGGGCATCGGAGTATTTGATTCCTCAAAATATTTCACTCAATAATATACTTTTTGGCTTTGGTGATGCTGTTTGTGTTCCAGTCATCGAATGGATTGCTGCGAATTATCTTAATCCATTATTTAATGAATTAAATAGCATGATAAAAGCTTCGCAAAGAGCTGCTTAATTGGTCATAGGAAATGTAAGCATACCATCCTTAATACTCATAACGACTCGACCATGTACTTTCACTGTACTGTTGCTGATATTTTTGCGGTATCGACGTAAGAATTCTTGAGTGCCATAGCGTTCTTCCAAACCAGGTAACCAACTTCGGAAAATTTCTGATAGGAAATCTCCTCCAAGTTGGCGAACTGTAACGTTTCTGTAGTCTCGACTGTAGGACACAAATAAATGGTCTACAGTCATATCCTTCAAAAGCTTACCGCGACCTGTTCTCAGATGATACTGGTACTCAAAGGCGTTACCATCAATACTAGATTTTACCTCGTAATTACTAAGGTCGGCTCCATAGCTACCAGTACCTGTATCTCCAGTAAGTATTGCACCAAACAACTCCCAAAGTTGTGGCGAAATGCTTCCTGGTATTCGTATGTTGTATTCTCTGAGTAGGCTAATCAGTTCTTCGTTGTAAATGAATTTTCTGTAGAAATCATATGCTTGTTGTATCCTCAGTTGGGTCATAGCCAAAAGTCAAGTATGACAAAAGCAGTTGTGCATAAGTGGGCTGTACCCGCTTACTTGGCTGCTTCCTTTTCAATACCCTATGACGTTTGGTATCAAAACTGCAATTATTTCTGTTGGAAGTGATCGCTGTCAGACGCTAAATTGTGTTGGTGAAATTCGCGCAATTCTAACTTCATCTGTTTAAATCTATGACTTATGCTGAAATTTTTTCAACAGAAACTTGATGCATAATTTGCTCTTTTAACGAATCTGCTGCAACTGCTGCAATTGTTTCCCAATCTTCTTGTTTCAACAACACCCCAAGCAGCTCGCGCAGTATTTCTCGGCTAGAGATAAACTCTTGGCTATAAAGTTCATCTGTTCCCAAAACAACAAGTATGTGTTCTCTGACTTCTGGTGTAGGTAGCCTTAATCGTTGAAGTAGTCTCTCTCTTGCAGTTTTTACCGCAATTTTCGTAGCTGTTCCTAAATTCCAATTATTCAGCAATAGCCGCACTTCTCGATTAAGAGAAATACGTAACGTTGTTAAACGTCCCAAAAGTTCGAGGTTCAGCATTAGGTCGCCAAACCCAGAACCCCAATCCAATCCAGCACCAATGTTACCACCTACTTTATCCTCAGCAACGACCGCTTTTCGCAACCATTCTTCATCAAACAATAAATCCATCGGATTTACTGCGTTTTCTTGACTAAAGGTGCTTTGATTGTAATTAGGTTCTTGCTGACTCATTCACTTACCGTTACATAAATCTTGCTCAAGTTTAGTCAATGCTAATCAAAGCTATTCAACCATGTCCTGCACTAACTCTTGCTCAAAAGTAATTTCCTCCGAAGTCTTGTTAATGATGACCACCTCATTTATGGTGCAAGGGCGATCGCCTGACCAATACGTTTGAGAAAGCGTTTCAGTGCGGGTTAATTTGATACTTGAGTAACTCTATTTATTTATGCTGATTCTCCAATCTTACTCAGGTATACTACTCGATATATAGCTTTAGTTGTTTTGCCAGAATCACCAGACGAGTGGTCAGTACTAGTTTTTTCCATTGATTGCTCAATATCATCTACTGACGTTGGACAATCACCATTGCCATCAAAAGTATAGTCCAGTAAGTCGCCAGGAGTAATAATTCGGTTTTCTCCCCTAGCATGATAAGCCTTTGTTAGGCCATTACATAAGTTATTGAGGACTCTGCCGCTAATCTGTTCAATCTCATCAGCATTTTTGAGCTTTGAAATGGAGGTTGGATGAATACCTGAAAGCTCAGCAAGTTCCTTATTCGTAATTTTCTTCTCTGCCATCAGCATCCTTAACCGCCAACGAATCATGTTTTGAGAGTATGTCCTTGTTTTACTTACTCTCATAGTTTCCTCCACGAATGCATTTATAGCTAGCTTGCTTTTAAAGCTATATTTTACACTCCTTAATAGCTTCCTCGAGTATTTAATTGCTTACTATTATATTATATAGCGAGCTTGCTATATAATTGACAGTAAACAAAGGCGCTCATCACCCGTAAGGTCTTTATGAAAAACTGCGAAATCCTACAAAGTCTACCTAAAGAAGGTTTAAAACCCAGGCAATTTCTACGCCACTGCTTCGGTATAGCCTCACTCAGCCCCCCGGAACTTCTCGAAGAAGAAACAGATTCTCAATACCGCAGAAAATGTATCAGCGTATTATGTGCAGTTTTTGACGTACAAAGACCAACAGTTCGCAAGTGGGGAAGTGACCTCAATTTTGATGGGATACCCAACTACTGCAAATTTGCACTTGCTTACATTCACGCTGCCGAAATTGTGCCAAAAGAGCTAAAGAGTATCCTGCAAGGAGAATACAGCGCACCACTCGTAGATGCTCAAACGTTTCTAGAAAAAATACTCCTCTACGGATTAACCGAACAGCAAGTACTGCAAACTGTTTCCCATGCTAACTTTCGCGCTACTTGTGTCAAAACCCTCACGCAAGTATTACATATCGGCACTAAGTCAGTTCAAGACTGGGGTCAAGATATGTCGTTTCGTAAAATGCCCACAATTCACAAACACACCTTGGGTTATGCCCTGGCTGCTATCTCTAAATCATCAAAAGCTTGGGACAAACAAGCAGCTTGAATTATTCGCGTTGACTCAAATTGGTGAGGCGATCGCCATTCCGCCAAGAACTTGCGATCGCCTTCCTCAATAAAACCCAAAAATGGGAACTAAATAATATGATGCCACAACAAGCAATAATCGCAGATGATTATCAAGCTTTCGCCCAACAAGAATTGGAAAGATACATTGAAGCCCAAGCCGAAGAGATCGCCCCGGAAGTAAATTTCTCTTTCCAAGCGCTACCAATTGCCACTGAGACCATCCTACGTCACGCTAGATCTCTGGCTGTTGAGAAACAAAAGCGGTCGCGCACAGAGTACAAAAAGCTGTTATCTGAGCATGGTTGGCTCTTAGAAGACAAGAAATACCTCAAGGTGGCTGCTGCATTTGGTTCTTTCTCGCCCCAAGATTTAGCACAAATCGAGCCAGATACTATCTTTCTGCTAGCAAAGAACAGCAAGAAGTACCAGCCTGTTATTGACCAATTGCAGGACTTGAGCTTACGTACTCAGCAGGTGGTTAGAGAACTCATAAAGCAGCAGCGCAAACCGAGAGAGCCAAAGTCTGAGAAACCGAGTATTTGGCGACGAACGAAAAATGGTGGACGCTACTGTCAAATTCCGCCCATTCACGAGCAAGATGAGCGCACTGGCGTCACCTTACAGCAGATGATGGATTGTGAGGGATTGACGGCACAGCAAATCGTGGCAGAAGCGATTTCACTGAGGCAGGCATACAAAACTGGACAGCTGGTATTGGTTGATGATGCATCCTTTTTGGAATATCAACTCCAAAGTCCAACTTGTGAGATGAACAGCAACCAAATAGATGAGGTAGGAACGGACAACATTGAACTAAGTGAAAACACGAATTGTGCTGTTGTAGAGCAATTTGTTTCAAAACCCACCAATTCAGATAATTTTGGACAAGTCCAAGTACAGGAGCATCCAACAGCAGAAAATACTGAAGTACCGCTGTTGAATGATGTACCAACAGAACAGTACGACCAAGATCAGTGGCACTCTTTAGCTACAAGATTACAACTCCTACTAGCACTTCCTATTCCTTACAACAGAAAAGATGCACGCACAGCAGATGATTTAGTTGCTGTTGTTACTGGCAGATTGAGTAAAGAGCATTATGCTTGGTTTGACAATCTTCCCAAGTTGCTAGCACAAGCTGCATCAATAAACCCAGAAGAATTGGAGTGGGTTGATAGCGTACTACGTGCCAAAGCATTAGCGGTGATAGGATTTGAAGTAAATTCGATTGTGGAGGTTATTAGCGCTCGCCATAACTACCAGCTCTGTACTGGCACGGTAGTAAATTTATCTGGTCCTGCTAACACTCCAATTGAAGTAAGGTTAGGCGGGAAAAGAAAGTACTTCCACCACAGTGAGTTGAGGTTGATTTCCAGCACAGGTGATAGTAGCCCAAGATCAGACAATTTAGAACTTAACCCAACTCCAACTGAAGAACTAGCACTCAAGGTGCGAGTGGGAGATAAAGTTAACTGGGCTAATTGTCCTGCCCACCTTATTAACTGGCAGCCATTTTTGATTACTAGCATTGAGGATGACCAAGCAATGCTAGATATTTATACGCATCCAGTGCCACTGGCTCAATTGCAGCTTTGCTCAACTCAAAACTGAAATTTTGATGGCTCTTTGAGTGCAGTTCATAAATCTTTGACGATGGACTTTACTATTCATTAAAAACTTGCAATTACGCGTTGCTCCAAACGCGAGTACGTGTCCCATAAGCGCAAAGTGCCCCCACTAGGCGTACACGCAGCGTGTCTGCAGAACTTACGGGACGATCCGCGAGTGCGTGTCCTCTGCCTCCTGCACAGGAGCTACGAATTGCACGCAGGTGTCCGTAAAGACATAATATCCGCCCTTTTAGTCAGAGCATAGAAAAATAAATTGTGCTCGCACCCCTAACTTTCAGTCAATCACTATACTGAATGATAATTAGTCAAATTACTACTGCTTTTATTACGGTTTTTACTACTAATACAATTGTTCTGATTGGATCAAAAAACTATTAAAATACAAACTATGAGAATACAATGTCATCGGGTGCTACAGTCTGACATTGTCTGAGTTAATTTCGGCTGAATTCAAAGAAATTTAGTTGCAAAAGCAGCTTAATGTATTCTCTGAAGACGAGTATGCTGCATTTTTGAATATTTTACATCGAGAAGCTGTGTATATGTAATACCAGCAAGTTTTTCTGTCAAACAAATTTTATTTTCAATCAGGGTGAACTCTTGCAAAAAATTTACCATTGCGCCGCGTTACAAATACCCTAATTCTGTAAAGGTAAAATTATAGATGTTTCCACTCATCACACACTTTGAAGAACTGCTTAAGAACATCCAACCACCTCAAGAACGACTTGAAGCAGCACGGGATTTGCCACCATTAGTTCGTGATTACATCGCTGAAAGCAAAGAATTTCCTACGGTTTCACCCGATAGTCGTCTGGCAGGTTCCTACGCCCAACAAATGGCAGTGGGTGATGTTAAAGACGTAGATACCCTGATTCGCATCCCTGGCAATCCAAAAGCAAATGAACCAAAAGCAAAGCAATTAATTCAAGACATGAAAAAGCTGCTTGATAGCTTACCAGAAGCTTTGGGCTATGAAGGGTATGCAGAAGCGGAAATAGAGGTCGAACGGGCACGCCGATCCGTCCATGTCTACTTCAAAGACAAAGATTTTCACTTAGACTTTGTTCCTTGCATTGCACCGGATGGATTTGAGAATGTGTTGTATGTCCCTGATCGAGGGTTTAACAAGTGGATAGCATCTCACCCAATTGGATACATTAAACTACTTAACGATTTACAGAAGCAGTACGACAATAAAGTTAAGCCTCTAGGAAAGTTGCTAAAGCATTTCCGTGACTATCAGATGAAAACCCGCAAGCCTAAGAGCTACTGGCTTGGTGCCCTCCTAGTTTATCACATTCAAGAAGGCAATTTGGACATGACACAACCATTGGCAGTCCCGTTTTACACCCTTTTGAATGAAATCTACTGTCAGTACGATCACTTGCTGTCTACTAGCAGTGATGCAACCCCAAATATCCTCGACCCCATGCTAGATCACAACATTTCCTGGAACTGGAGCCG is a window from the Brasilonema sennae CENA114 genome containing:
- a CDS encoding IS630 family transposase, whose protein sequence is MTRLYARALRGKRAHAWSPDKRGKNVTIIGAIALRGIVGAMSFKGGNDKNAFETYINQVLVPNLWQGACVVMDNFSSHKVAGIQEAIEAVGAHLVYLSPYSPDFSPIENCWSKIKEFLRSQAARTYPDLDQAITAAFEEVSSNDIVGWFKHCGYCIASN
- a CDS encoding nucleotidyltransferase — protein: MFPLITHFEELLKNIQPPQERLEAARDLPPLVRDYIAESKEFPTVSPDSRLAGSYAQQMAVGDVKDVDTLIRIPGNPKANEPKAKQLIQDMKKLLDSLPEALGYEGYAEAEIEVERARRSVHVYFKDKDFHLDFVPCIAPDGFENVLYVPDRGFNKWIASHPIGYIKLLNDLQKQYDNKVKPLGKLLKHFRDYQMKTRKPKSYWLGALLVYHIQEGNLDMTQPLAVPFYTLLNEIYCQYDHLLSTSSDATPNILDPMLDHNISWNWSRTYFETFMRRINEGRNWAAKALETDDREKAIEYWQKIFGEEYFPSDVETTVSRLATKGLPGKSYVSSTGLIVSSQPASGIYTSTIATKFHGTEQS
- a CDS encoding helix-turn-helix domain-containing protein; the encoded protein is MRVSKTRTYSQNMIRWRLRMLMAEKKITNKELAELSGIHPTSISKLKNADEIEQISGRVLNNLCNGLTKAYHARGENRIITPGDLLDYTFDGNGDCPTSVDDIEQSMEKTSTDHSSGDSGKTTKAIYRVVYLSKIGESA
- a CDS encoding DNA cytosine methyltransferase, whose amino-acid sequence is MKLEKTVADFFAGIGLVTMGLIKQGWQVKYALDYSDEKRQMYQNAFGVGHYHCKDIREISGTEVPKVTLAHASFPCTNISVAGSRSGLHSGESSTFWDFVRFLHEMGELREIGKPPLILIENVEGFLTSGRGEDLIVALKALNNLGYAVDIFIIDAAHFVPQSRVRLFIIGNLFSFSQTYDEIERIMSQQKGARPQKVKDFIASNPTIKWSLRNLPDLPQRTTNLADIVDESEEWWVKERTEYLFNQMFERHKSQIRLMMQNEYWSYGTVFRRMRMRSGIKQSTAELRTDGIAGCLRTPKGGSARQIIVRAGFGRFDARLINACESARLMGASEYLIPQNISLNNILFGFGDAVCVPVIEWIAANYLNPLFNELNSMIKASQRAA